The nucleotide window ATAGCTTGTATCCTTCAAAGATATAATTATAGCAAATTTTTACCTAATACCTTTTCTAAAAGTATCAATCATTTTAAAAAATTGCTCTTGATTTTTAGCATTAAAGTGCATAAAGTTTCCAAAGTTTAAATTTTCGTATTCATCTCTTACAAGCTCTATTGCAATAATTTTAAATTCATCAAAATCAAAATCGTTAAATTGCCAAAGCTTGTCATTATAATTAAATCTAGCTTGATTAAGTTTCATATTGTTTAAAATCTTTAAATATTTTTGCTCATCGCTCATTATTTTTTGACTTTCTTTCTCTAGCTTTTGCATTAAAACGCTTTCAGGTTTAAAAGTAAAGCTAATACCTGAAACTTTACCGCCCCTGCCCCTTGTTCCTTTTGCTTTTTCTTTCTCATAGGCAAGGTTTTTAAAAGGCACTCTAATTTGGTCAAAAAGATTGCGTTCTTTGGTTAATTCTTTGATAGCAGGTTTTAAAATCCATTTATCAACTTCGCTTTGTCTATAATCTTGCGGTATATCCATAACTTTACAAAACTCGTCCCACTCAAATCGTGCTTTTCCTGTGGTTCTAAATTGCTTTAAAAGGCGGTAAAGTGTTTTAGCATATTTACCGCTAAGGGCTATAAATTCTTCAAGCTCAAAAGCTGTAAAATTAGTAGTTAGTTGATTGACTAAATAAGCAAAATCAGGGTTTATTTTTAGGGTTATTCTGTTAAATAAAGTGCTTTCATCATATCCATCATCAGGATTTCTTTTAACATAGTGTATTTCCATTGTTTCAAACAAATTTACATATTTGTGTATAACTTCTGTCTTTGTTTCTATGATTTGTTTAAAATTTGCCTTGAAAAATTTATATTTCAAGCTATTGATATTTTCTGTTAAATATTCTCTTGAGTTAGAAAGTTTTTCATTAATTTTAAAATCATTAGCATAGAGATTAATTACATTGTCTATGCCTTTTTCTTTAATTCTTGCAAAGATTAAAAACAAAAGGTTTTGTTCTTGCTCTGTAAAGCTAGGCAACTGAATTTTATTAAAATCGTTGTGATATTTAACTATTTCGCTCATTTACATATCCAAAGTAAGACAATCAAGGCAAGGGGCTTTTCTGCCCCTGCGGTTTTGCTAGAAAAATACTTCAACTTTAAGCTTAAAAAACTTAAAATTTAGGTATAATCTCACAAAACGCTTACTATGTCGTTTCATAGTTAGCCTTGATTGATAAATT belongs to Campylobacter sp. RM10537 and includes:
- a CDS encoding replication initiation protein; the encoded protein is MSEIVKYHNDFNKIQLPSFTEQEQNLLFLIFARIKEKGIDNVINLYANDFKINEKLSNSREYLTENINSLKYKFFKANFKQIIETKTEVIHKYVNLFETMEIHYVKRNPDDGYDESTLFNRITLKINPDFAYLVNQLTTNFTAFELEEFIALSGKYAKTLYRLLKQFRTTGKARFEWDEFCKVMDIPQDYRQSEVDKWILKPAIKELTKERNLFDQIRVPFKNLAYEKEKAKGTRGRGGKVSGISFTFKPESVLMQKLEKESQKIMSDEQKYLKILNNMKLNQARFNYNDKLWQFNDFDFDEFKIIAIELVRDEYENLNFGNFMHFNAKNQEQFFKMIDTFRKGIR